A region of the Chryseobacterium gotjawalense genome:
CATCGGATGTGTAAAGATTTCATTATCAATTATTTCAACAAAAGTTTCAGGAGAAAAACAGACGAACTGATCATGGTAAAGAACTTTGTATTTTGCTTTCGACCGATGAAAAATTTCCTCTAAACTGAGGTTGATTTCAATTTCAGTTTTACAGGTGTAATTGGTGAGATAAGAATTTCCCAATTTGAGATTTTGCAGGACTTTATCAAATCCTTTTTTATAAACCTCTTCACTTTCTGGAAATGATTTTAATTGAATATTGGTTTTGTTCTCTTGTTGATGAGGTGCGCCTGTATTGTTTTGGAAATCAATAAATAAGCTGTTTTTTTTTAATTCGTTTTCCGTAAAAACCAGAACGTTTTCTACTAAAAAATCAACCATAAAAAAGAAGGGAACTTTCTGTTGGGAAAGTTCATCCATTTTATCAAAGTTGGGATGATTGTTTTTTAGCATTGGGCAAAAATACTCTTTTTAGGAGTTAATCTTTAGGTTTTGCTTATTTTTGCAGCATGGAAAATAATTACCCTCAAAAGGTCAGCATACAGAAGATTTTAAAAACGGCATTTACGTACTGGAACAGCACTTTGTTTTACCAATTGTCGTTTAGCTTGCTGTACTTTTCACTGTTTTTTCTAGGATATTTTTATCTGTTCAGATATTTCGGATTGTGGGATGAGGTAAGCCAATACAGTGAATTGATGAAAACCGATTTCCCAGCGTTTAATAAAAAGATGGAAGATATTGCAAAGTTACCGCAAACTCAAGGTTTTCTATTAGGAATTTTCTTTCTTTTTGCTTTGTTAAATCCTTTAAATGTCGGGTTTTATAAAATTTACAGAAAAATAGATCTGAAGGAAAAAGTAGGTTTGAATGATTTATTCGCAGGTTATCTGGGTTTTGATTTCTTCAAGTTTTTCGGATTTTACCTTTTTTGGATGATTGTCTTTTCATACGCGAACTCATTATTAATCCTTGGACTTGTCTGGATTATTCTTACTCTTTTCTCAATTCCGCTGATGTTTTTTATGAATGTAAATACCATTGAAGGAATTAAGTTAACCTTCAAAGGATTAAAGCAGGACTTCACAACAATTCTCATTTCGGTGATAATTGCCGTATTATTCAGCATATCCGGAATATTGCTGTTCGGATTTGGGTTTTTGCTCACCTTTCCTTTTTGGCATGCGATGATATATACTTTATATCAGCAGTTTTTTAAAGAAAATGAGTAGAATATTTTGCTAAATTTTGACCATATAAATTTTTAATGATAAATTTGAGAACATTAAAAATAAAAACTATGGATACTTTTGACGAATTTGATCAACCAACCGGACCCGAAAAATCGGCGGGAGCGATTATTTCCCATGCCTTTGAAATGTATAAAGGCGTATTTCTTTATGCAATTGCAGCGGTTCTGATTTCGTTTGCCGTTTCACTTCTGGTGCAGCCAGTTTCAGGCTTTAACTCCACAGATATGATGGAAGAAATAAAATCTTCGGGAGGTGGTTTTCCAAATTTATGGTCGATACCAAGATTTGGAATTTATTCTGGCCTTTCAGGTTTGGTAAGTTTGCTTTCTACACCGCTGTATGTAGGACTTATTTACATTACCAATAAATACAATCTGCAGGAATCAATAAGCTTCTCTGATTTGTTTATCGGATTCAGACAAAATTTTTTAAATATTATTTTATATTCTTTGATAACCAGCATTTTGATGTTCATTTCAGCGATGATGTGTTTCTTGCCGGTATTTTTTATCCTGCCTTTTTTTCTGTTAGGTTATCCAATTTTATTATTTGAAAACGCCAGTTTTTCGCAGGCACTGGGCAAGTCATTTTCTATTGCAAAAGAGAATTACGGAACATTTTTGGGAGCCAGTTTTCTTGGACTCTTAATTAGTGTTGCGGGCATTTTTCTATGTGGAATCGGAATAATTTTCACGTTGCTGTTTTATCTGGTGGTCATGTATTCCGCTTATTGTGCTTTCTGTGGAAGACCGCGACCAATCGCTCAAAAATTAAATTAAGCTTCGATATTTTAAATAATATCTGTACATTTGAAAGCAATGGTTTGTAACCGTTGCTTTTTTTAATACCGAATTATGCCAAATAAAAAACATCAAATCAGTGAAGTGAAAATCAAGCAGTTTTTTTTGCTTGTGTTGATTGTTGTACTTGCGGGCTTGATCTGTTTTCATTTATCCTTATTCTTGCCGTCGCTTCTTGGTGCGATTACACTTTATGTCATTACGAGAAAGTATAATGTATATTTACAGGAAAAGTTGAAGTGGAAACCCTGGGTAGCTTCTATGGTTATTATCATGGGGACGCTGTTGGTCCTGATTCTGCCCATCTATTTTATCGGCGGTTTGCTTATCGAAAAATTGGGGAATGCTTCCGTTTACATGCAGAAATTCAATATTTTCATCGATAAGATTCATGATTTTATTTATGCTAAAACCAATGTTGATATCCTGAGCAATGAAAATTTAACCAAACTTAAAGATAATGTTGCTAAATTTTCTACTTCCGCGCTAAGCGGGACATTCAATACTTTAACGGTGGTCGCTTCAATGTATTTTATCCTGTATTTTATGTTGGAAAAGCCGCTTCTTTTTGAAAAATTATTGAAAAGTTCAGCGCCTTTAAAGAGAGCAAACGTGAATTTATTGGGTGAGAAAATTCAAAAAATGGTTATGGCTAACGCAATTGGGATTCCGGTTGTCGCGATTGGACAAGGTTTGATCGCCTTAGTTGGTTATCTGATTTTTGGTGCTCCAAGTGTGATTTTATTATTTGCATTGACTTGTGTGGCTTCTATGCTTCCGATTGTGGGAGCTGCAATTGTCTATATACCGGTTTGTATTTTCATGATTGCCGAAGGCAATGTAGGCCCGGGTTTAGGATTGGCGGTGTACTGTTTGGTCATTGTCGGATTAACTGATAATTTGCTGAGATTTACATTATTAAAGAAGCTTGAAAATATTCATCCGCTTAATACCGTATTTGGAATTATTATGGGAATCAATCTTTTTGGTTTTATGGGCTTGATTTTCGGGCCGATCTTAATTTCAATTACCATTTTATTAATCCAGGTTTACCGCGATGAGTTTTCAGAAAACGACCGCGAGATTATCATGCCTGAACCCAAAGAAATTGAAAAGAAAATCGATTTAAATATTTAATAAATCTTTCTAAAATAAGATTATGATTCCTGAACTCCGCCCCGAAATATTACAAGAAATCTGTAAAACCGAAATGCCTTTTGGAAAACATAAGGGAGTTCTGTTGGTAGATTTACCCATCAATTATTTAGAATGGTTTCAACGTCAGGGAATGCCACCCGGAAAGTTAGGAATGCAACTTTCAACCATTTACGAAATAAAAATGAATGGCCTGATGGATTTGCTAACGCCGTTGCGGGGTAAGCTTCCGCAAGCACCCACCAAGAAGAAAGTGTATAAATTCTAGCTTCCTATTTAAATAATTTTC
Encoded here:
- a CDS encoding AI-2E family transporter, coding for MPNKKHQISEVKIKQFFLLVLIVVLAGLICFHLSLFLPSLLGAITLYVITRKYNVYLQEKLKWKPWVASMVIIMGTLLVLILPIYFIGGLLIEKLGNASVYMQKFNIFIDKIHDFIYAKTNVDILSNENLTKLKDNVAKFSTSALSGTFNTLTVVASMYFILYFMLEKPLLFEKLLKSSAPLKRANVNLLGEKIQKMVMANAIGIPVVAIGQGLIALVGYLIFGAPSVILLFALTCVASMLPIVGAAIVYIPVCIFMIAEGNVGPGLGLAVYCLVIVGLTDNLLRFTLLKKLENIHPLNTVFGIIMGINLFGFMGLIFGPILISITILLIQVYRDEFSENDREIIMPEPKEIEKKIDLNI
- a CDS encoding beta-carotene 15,15'-monooxygenase, whose amino-acid sequence is MDTFDEFDQPTGPEKSAGAIISHAFEMYKGVFLYAIAAVLISFAVSLLVQPVSGFNSTDMMEEIKSSGGGFPNLWSIPRFGIYSGLSGLVSLLSTPLYVGLIYITNKYNLQESISFSDLFIGFRQNFLNIILYSLITSILMFISAMMCFLPVFFILPFFLLGYPILLFENASFSQALGKSFSIAKENYGTFLGASFLGLLISVAGIFLCGIGIIFTLLFYLVVMYSAYCAFCGRPRPIAQKLN
- a CDS encoding DUF3820 family protein; the encoded protein is MIPELRPEILQEICKTEMPFGKHKGVLLVDLPINYLEWFQRQGMPPGKLGMQLSTIYEIKMNGLMDLLTPLRGKLPQAPTKKKVYKF